AGCGCGACCCGTCGCAACGGCTTACGAGCATTCAGCTTCGGAGCTTGCGACTCTTACGGTGCAGCGCTCTTCGCCGGTTCGCCGAGCGCTTTTCGTAAAATCGGCTCGAGCACGTCCGCATAATGCATGAACCCGAGATCGGTCGGATGCGAGCCGTCGACAGTGTCTTCGTAGTCTTCGCGCAGCAGTTGTTCCCCTTCGACGTACGTCAGGCCGGTCACGCCGGCCTTGAGCAGCCGCTCGTAGGCGGCTTTGTAGGCGGCGCGGCTCGTGTCGTTGCGTTTCCGTTTCGATGCCGCCCAATCGGCATCGGAGTACGTCCGGTCTTCCACCAGCATGATCGGCGTCGTCGGATGAGCCTTGCGCAGCGCCGCGACGAGCGGTTCGGTCCGCTCCGTCACTTGCTTCGCATCGATGTTCGGCAGGCAATCGATCACGTACAGCGCCGGATCGAGTTCGGCCAACAGATTCGCCAACTCGATCTCCATCTTGCCGCTGCCGGAGAAGCCGAGGTTGATGATCGGTCGATCAAGCCGGCGGCCGAGGATCGACGCATGGGCCATGCCGGGCCGTGAGGCGCAGCCCCCTTGCATGATGCTGGTGCCGTAGAAGACGATCGGCTTCTTCTTCGCCGCTTCGCTCTCGGAGCGCGTGAGGGTGGCATCGGCAGGAATGCCGATCTGCACGTCGCTTACGCCGTTATAGAGCGGCAAGTACAAGAGATACTCGCGCTCGCCCGGCGGAAGCTCCGAGGCGATCATGGTTCGTTGCGTCTGCGCCGTCGGACGTCCGCCGGCGATCCAGCGCCACTGGCCGGCATCGTTGCGACCGTAGAGATCGACGCCGCTCACGCCGGTTGCAGGCATGTGGGGCATCGCGAGATTCGGTGAGCGAAGCCCCCAAAAAACATGGATCGAAGGGGTCTGCGCGCGAAACCGCACGAGCATCCCCGCCGACTGCTTACTCAGCCCCCAAACGGACTTCGGCACCGTCTTCTCGGCCTTCGACGGCAGCCGGTCGTAGAAGTCGTTCACATCGCTCCAGCCGCGTCCTTCGATGCCGATCTCCTTCGCGTCGAACCACCGGAGCGGGCTCCCCTCGACGGCAACCGACTTCACCGGCTCGGCCCCGTACGCGCGCGAACAGAGCAGCCGCGCCTCCTGCGGAGCCCCCGGCAGCACGATCGCGAACACAATCAACGACGGGACGACAAGCGACGACGCGCGACGATTCGACTTACGGAAGAGGGAAAACATGGGGCGTGCTCCGTTGGGGGCGGGCGACTTGCGGCGAAGACGGCAATATAACCATGCCCGCTGGCCGTTGATAGCATCGGCCGGGGCGATTCGCGGCACGGCCGTGATCGCTGCGGTCGGCGGGTGGCGGTGCCGAGCTTCGGAGATATAATGCCCGGTGTATCGGAGAGTTTTTCAGCGTTATTTCGCATCGTCCCTACGGAGAGGAATCGGAACATGTTGTGCACCGAATCGATCGGTATTATTCACGCGGCGCTCGTCCTCATGGTCGTCGGCTGTGCCGTGAGCAGCAGCAAGTCTTCGGCTGCGGAGCCGTTGCCGCAAGTTTTGTTGAAGACCAGCAAGGGTGATGTGCTGATCGAGTTGTATGAAGATGAAGCGCCGAACACGGTCGCGAACTTCGTGAACCTCGTCGAAAAGAAATACTACGACGGCATTATCTTCCATCGCGTGATCGAAGGCTTCATGGCTCAAGGGGGCGATCCGACCGGCACCGGCGCGGGCGGCCCAGGCCACCTGATCGATTGCGAAGTCGATCGTCCTAACGCCCGTCGCCACCAACGCGGCTCGCTCAGCATGGCGCACCGCGGCCCGAACACCGGCGGCTCGCAATTCTTCCTCTGCTTCGTTCCTACGGCCCATCTCGACGGCAAGCACACCGTGTTCGGGCAAGTGGTGCAAGGGATGGAAAACGTCGACAAGTTGATGCCGCGCGACCCACGCGCCGGCGGCCCGAGCGACAAGATCATCACGGCCACGGTGGTGCGCAAGCGCGACCATGAGTACAAGCCGAAGACGAACCCGGGCAACTAACGCTCGCGCTCGCTCACGATGCTAAACAAGCTCGCCGCGGAACCGTTTGTTCCGCGGCGAGCTTTGTTTTTTTGCGAACCATTCCCAGCGAGCGACCGGAAGTTTTATAGCCGCATTACCGAGTTGCCGCTCACGCGCGTCACGAGCCGGCGCATCTCTAAGACGCTGATCGTCGTCAACACCTGCGCCACAGCCAGGCCCGAGCAGGCGATCAACTCGTCGACCGTCGTCACGCGATTTTCGCCGATCGCCGTGAGCACGAGCTTTTCGTTGGCATTCAGCAGCAACTCCGCCGGCTTGTGCACCGGCGGGCCATCCTCGCGCTGCGCCGCTTCCGGAAGCGGACCGAGTTCTTCGAGAATATCGTCGATCGATTCGACGAGCTTCGCGCCGTCGCGCAACAGCTGATGGCAACCGTGCGATAAATTGCTGTCGATCCGCCCCGGCACGGCGAACACATCCCGATTCTGTTCATAAGCATGCCGCGCAGTGATGAGCGCGCCGCTTCGAAACGCCGCTTCGACGACGATCACGCCGAGCGATAATCCGGCGATGATGCGATTGCGTTGCGGAAACGCTCCGGCAACCGGATCGGTGAGGATCGAAGATTCGCTGATGAGCGCGCCGTTCTGCACGACGTCGAGCGCGAGGTCTTTGTGTTCCGGCGGATAGATTTTTCCCAAGCCGCTGCCGAGCACCGCGAAAGTTCTGCCGCCGGCGTCGAGCGCTCCCCGATGGGCCGCGGCATCGATGCCGCGCGCCCACCCGCTGACGCCCGTCACGCCGGCCCGCGCGAGCCCGTCGGCAAGTCTTTGAGCGGTTTGAATTCCGTAACTCGTCGCATGCCGCGAGCCGACGATCGCCACGGCCACGGCGTCTTGCGGCTTGATCGTTCCTTGCACGTACATAATGGTCGGCGGATCGGGAATCTCCGCGAGCCAGCGCGGATATTGCGGCGTGTCGCGTGCCACGACCGCCACGCCGCGCTCGCGACACAGACGCAACTCGGCCGCCGGATCGATCTCGGTGCGCGCTCGCACGATCTCGTCGCTCAGCTTCGGCCCGATCCCGGGCACCGATTGCAGTTCTTCTTCGCTCGCGCGGAAGATCGCCTCGGCCGTTTCGAAGCGCGTGAGCAAGAGTTGCGTCAGACGCGGGCCGATGCCGCTCGTCATCGAGAGCCGCAGCTTCGCCAACAGCGAGGCGTTGTCTCGCGCCGGGCTCTCCCCATTCGCCGAAGGAGCTTGCTCAGAATCGTCGGCGTCGCGCATGAGAGGTCCCGAGGCTTTTCGCAGTTGCGGAAAGCCGGGCATTATAGACCTCGAGGCGCAAATAAGTCACGACGGACCCGAGCGCTTTTTCAAGCATTCGAGCGAACATCGCCCCTCAGGTCGCAACAACGACTTCCGTTACGAGCCGACGGCGAGCGCCGCCGAGCCGCGCTCGTACAGCGAACTTCCGCCATGGACGCCGAGCGACGTCAGATCGCTCAGGCTGGCGAACATATCCAGTTCGGCCGGAATCTCTTCGCGGCGAATGCGTACATCATCCGGCGCGTCGATGCCGACTTGCACGCGTCCCCGTCCGAGACGCACGATCGTCACCGTAATATCGTCGCCGATCCGAATCGATTCGTGCAACTTGCGGGACAAGATCAACATGGCCTGTCTCCTTAGAAGGCGAAGCGTCGACGAGCACCGTCGGCCCGTCTCTCGCCCGTGAATGCTAACGAGCGCGTGCTAGCATTTGATGAGCTTCGGCTATGGATTCGATAGTATTTCGAATTCCGCAGGGTGAAACGACTATCCCGCCGATTTCAAACGTCGCGTGGTTTTGCGACGAATCTCGGGCTTATCTTGCACTACCTCGGTATGCGTTACCGTGGTCGCTTGCTGGATGTCGAGCTTCGGCTCGATGTCGCCGAGATCGTGGCGCACGAACTGCCCGAGCGCGTCGCGGTGCGGCGCTCCGGAAGCGGCCGAGGCGACCGGCATCGTGAGTGTCACGCTCCAGGTTCCTTTCGCATCGGCGCGGACCAGCCAATGCGGTACGACGCACGTCGCTTGATGCGTCGCTTCGAGCCCGCCTTGACGACGATGCACGGCGCGAATCGGGTACGTGAGAAACGACGCCGGCCGAGACGTGGCGATGCCGATGCGCAAACCGAGCGCGGCATCGACGAGCTCCAAATCGCGCAGGTTCGGAAATTCGAGCGGTCGCGAAAGATCGCCGAGGCGCCGTTCGCCGTTCTGCTGCAAGTATCGATCTTCGCCGTGCTCGAAGCCGGCGAAGTTGAACTCGACCGCGAAGTGGAACGTCTTATCGGCCGGTAAGTTTTCCAAGACGTATTCGCACGTCAGCTGATCGGCCCCGGCCGCGAGCACGATCGTCTTCGTCATCCGAACCGGCAGCCCTGCCACGAAGCCGAGCCGGCGCATCCGCAGTTCCGCTGTTTGCGGCGTTCGCCGAACCTGAAACGGAAACACCGCACCGGCGAAGTCGCCGATGTCGAACATGCGCCCGGCGGCCATCTCCGCAGCAGAGGGGGATTCGGCATAGAAATGCTCGACGAACGAACGGCGCGAAGCGGCATCCGACGCGCCGGAGAACATCGCCGCGCGCACTTCGGCATCGGTCGTGTGATCGGCCTCGGCATGAAACGCTTCCGGCTTCCGCGCCACGGTCGCGAGCACGTTCGTCGCCCCGCGGCGCAGATCGAGTTCGTATAAGTTGCCGCCGGCGTGCGGCGCAAAGAAGGCGATCAACCGGTCGTTCGCCAGGCAAACTTCTTGATGAGCGTCGAGGTTATGGTCGCGCACGACGAGATCGGTCCATTGCGGCGGACGATCGGCCGTGCGGTCGAGAAGGTCATCGGCTCTGATCAAATGGCGATAGATCGCTTGCCGGAGATGGCTCAGATAAACGCCGCCGAACGTCCCGTGCCAATAAGCGCAGTTGCATTGAGCTCGATACAGCTCGCGCGACGCGGCTTCCAACACCTCGGCCGGATAACCCGCGGCCCGTGCCCGCTCGACCCGATCGCTCACCATGAGCATTCGAGTGTGCATCTCGCCGGCCTCGGGATACTTCACTAAGAAGTTCCGCCAATTGCCCGGCTTGGCTCGGCCTTCGGAATCACGCGGAGCGGAGTCCATCGCCGCCCATTCCGTCATCTCGCGGTAGCTGCCGTCGGGAAGATAAATCTTGCCGAGCGGCGCGACGTTCGTGCACAGATCAGCCGGCGTCGTCGTTTCGATCCAATGGTTCTCTTCGAGCAACTCGAAGAACCGCTCCAGCCAATTACTCTCGCGGCAATACTCTTTCGTGCCGGGCCA
This is a stretch of genomic DNA from Planctomycetia bacterium. It encodes these proteins:
- the dprA gene encoding DNA-processing protein DprA → MRDADDSEQAPSANGESPARDNASLLAKLRLSMTSGIGPRLTQLLLTRFETAEAIFRASEEELQSVPGIGPKLSDEIVRARTEIDPAAELRLCRERGVAVVARDTPQYPRWLAEIPDPPTIMYVQGTIKPQDAVAVAIVGSRHATSYGIQTAQRLADGLARAGVTGVSGWARGIDAAAHRGALDAGGRTFAVLGSGLGKIYPPEHKDLALDVVQNGALISESSILTDPVAGAFPQRNRIIAGLSLGVIVVEAAFRSGALITARHAYEQNRDVFAVPGRIDSNLSHGCHQLLRDGAKLVESIDDILEELGPLPEAAQREDGPPVHKPAELLLNANEKLVLTAIGENRVTTVDELIACSGLAVAQVLTTISVLEMRRLVTRVSGNSVMRL
- a CDS encoding carbon storage regulator; translation: MLILSRKLHESIRIGDDITVTIVRLGRGRVQVGIDAPDDVRIRREEIPAELDMFASLSDLTSLGVHGGSSLYERGSAALAVGS
- a CDS encoding DUF1926 domain-containing protein → MPTRTFSAPRRDKKLARNRSCRMDATMNPQLRLALVVHNHQPIGNFDHIVEEAYTDSYLPFLRALARRPKLRAALHFSGSLFDWLEERHPEYLDEVAALHKAGRVQILGGAYYEPILPMIPRRDRLAQIQLFSAKLAERFGAAPRGMWLAERVWEQQLAGDLAAAGIEHTIVDDFHFANAGLKPEQLRGYYLTEDEGRLLAVFPGNERLRYMIPFASPEATIDYMREVAEAQPGSTLVFADDGEKFGSWPGTKEYCRESNWLERFFELLEENHWIETTTPADLCTNVAPLGKIYLPDGSYREMTEWAAMDSAPRDSEGRAKPGNWRNFLVKYPEAGEMHTRMLMVSDRVERARAAGYPAEVLEAASRELYRAQCNCAYWHGTFGGVYLSHLRQAIYRHLIRADDLLDRTADRPPQWTDLVVRDHNLDAHQEVCLANDRLIAFFAPHAGGNLYELDLRRGATNVLATVARKPEAFHAEADHTTDAEVRAAMFSGASDAASRRSFVEHFYAESPSAAEMAAGRMFDIGDFAGAVFPFQVRRTPQTAELRMRRLGFVAGLPVRMTKTIVLAAGADQLTCEYVLENLPADKTFHFAVEFNFAGFEHGEDRYLQQNGERRLGDLSRPLEFPNLRDLELVDAALGLRIGIATSRPASFLTYPIRAVHRRQGGLEATHQATCVVPHWLVRADAKGTWSVTLTMPVASAASGAPHRDALGQFVRHDLGDIEPKLDIQQATTVTHTEVVQDKPEIRRKTTRRLKSAG
- a CDS encoding SGNH/GDSL hydrolase family protein, encoding MFSLFRKSNRRASSLVVPSLIVFAIVLPGAPQEARLLCSRAYGAEPVKSVAVEGSPLRWFDAKEIGIEGRGWSDVNDFYDRLPSKAEKTVPKSVWGLSKQSAGMLVRFRAQTPSIHVFWGLRSPNLAMPHMPATGVSGVDLYGRNDAGQWRWIAGGRPTAQTQRTMIASELPPGEREYLLYLPLYNGVSDVQIGIPADATLTRSESEAAKKKPIVFYGTSIMQGGCASRPGMAHASILGRRLDRPIINLGFSGSGKMEIELANLLAELDPALYVIDCLPNIDAKQVTERTEPLVAALRKAHPTTPIMLVEDRTYSDADWAASKRKRNDTSRAAYKAAYERLLKAGVTGLTYVEGEQLLREDYEDTVDGSHPTDLGFMHYADVLEPILRKALGEPAKSAAP
- a CDS encoding peptidylprolyl isomerase, encoding MVVGCAVSSSKSSAAEPLPQVLLKTSKGDVLIELYEDEAPNTVANFVNLVEKKYYDGIIFHRVIEGFMAQGGDPTGTGAGGPGHLIDCEVDRPNARRHQRGSLSMAHRGPNTGGSQFFLCFVPTAHLDGKHTVFGQVVQGMENVDKLMPRDPRAGGPSDKIITATVVRKRDHEYKPKTNPGN